From Acidobacteriota bacterium:
ACCTCGCACTCGGGACACGTCCAGCGCGCGCGGGCGTCGTGCTCGACCCAGAGATCAACCCGCTCCCCCGACGTGTCCAACGCGACCCGCGCGATGTGCCACGGCGCCTGCAACCCTAGAATCGTGTAGAAGAGTTTGGTGT
This genomic window contains:
- a CDS encoding ISL3 family transposase yields the protein MQDTKLFYTILGLQAPWHIARVALDTSGERVDLWVEHDARARWTCPECEV